One window from the genome of Nicotiana tomentosiformis chromosome 5, ASM39032v3, whole genome shotgun sequence encodes:
- the LOC104102518 gene encoding importin subunit beta-3-like, giving the protein MASPPNSKIDKPLSVKSDILPKRNDKLRPVMADDDHKPRKKARAPRNFEKDALRMQARDILGSPNHDAIETLIANLASPIETVLSEAENLYYFLRREYPNALSLKISKVLLHSLTRPKIKSECASLLQNLIDSPSHYESVWNFISPMIKTDLKIAFLEILRQENSSRICKPIWKTVSEVFNCIITKEQGEWPGMLSCFYERLRSGPSYVQDFALMFFLKLPMCLRKQLEPYVNNLYLDFLDKLNSFNEMRKRLALAASIHLVGQMSSDYYFLLNGLLMPMIKGVLSFLINDNEEGYAQESLRKLVELAWVEPRFFESHLDEVFDTMVTIAENNRFLEDTRYLAVEMMSAFDDYVIKRVGKKILRRLFFELVEMISRIEDDPMGDVDYVNGLCLGTSQNYLLGVTFMYRISMATGDQIRMPVLLKELPTYMAAAEWQKRYAAVTVIGVIANGCAKAMRDHLSEVMNMVLKSMLDSSPHVRLAAIGTIKAMSLELSPDLLDKHGHRLIASLYLALADDHYPDRQAVAASAMNYLCEGCKSCILEPYLDKIVSKLLALIQSPSPVLKAEALNTLAFVARSSKDIFTKCYDLVITYLKKFLADAMIWPSAASKSLQDNALECIWTVAMAVGEDIFKKDAAEVVVLLLSVRWYLAEDDHRLKVTLLRAWAELLSCFGSGFYPYVKDLMPNLLQSARLGFRDEEIDEIVDWSARERVVLTEKLMACKVLFRLTSKFKEKLFPWIDQVSDILIPLVIFHDGDIRNIAVSAMPKLLLSAKLSVEKKEAIWRLPNCCSSHSQVAAFSLTNSYLNKLVRRVVPSLLEALNKETDSEICANILKSLSKCIKISGPFLSEKKIERIANAIIQVQKATSTKQFSKEENATQLEKEIIKQVVNYFSTLIKIYKKSSWTFVDELLECIKDMLVSSLHQ; this is encoded by the exons ATGGCTTCTCCTCCGAATTCCAAAATTGACAAACCCCTTTCCGTAAAGTCAGATATTCTTCCAAAAAGAAACGACAAGCTCCGCCCTGTAATGGCTGATGATGACCACAAGCCCCGGAAGAAAGCCAGAGCTCCTCGAAATTTCGAAAAAGACGCTCTTCGAATGCAAGCCAGAGACATTCTTGGCTCTCCAAATCATGACGCTATAGAAACACTCATTGCTAACTTAGCATCACCTATTGAAACAGTTTTATCAGAAGCCGAAAACTTGTACTATTTCTTAAGGCGTGAATACCCAAATGCCTtgtctttgaaaatttcaaaggTTTTACTTCACTCTCTGACTCGCCCTAAAATCAAATCCGAATGTGCATCTCTTCTGCAGAATCTGATCGATTCGCCAAGTCATTATGAGAGTGTGTGGAATTTCATCTCCCCCATGATCAAAACCGATCTTAAAATCGCGTTTCTTGAAATTCTTAGACAAGAAAATTCCAGTAGAATTTGTAAGCCAATCTGGAAGACAGTATCTGAGGTATTCAACTGTATTATTACCAAGGAACAAGGCGAGTGGCCGGGTATGCTCAGTTGCTTTTACGAGCGTCTACGTTCCGGTCCGTCATACGTTCAAGATTTTGCCCTTATGTTCTTTTTGAAGTTGCCAATGTGTCTACGTAAACAATTGGAACCTTATGTTAACAATCTCTATTTAGACTTCTTGGATAAGCTTAATTCTTTCAATGAAATGAGAAAACGTTTAGCCTTGGCTGCTTCAATTCATCTTGTTGGACAAATGTCTAGTGATTATTATTTTCTGTTAAATGGTCTACTAATGCCAATGATAAAAGGGGTATTGAGTTTTCTCATTAATGATAACGAGGAGGGGTATGCGCAGGAAAGTCTACGGAAATTAGTCGAGTTAGCTTGGGTTGAGCCAAGATTTTTCGAGTCACATTTGGATGAAGTGTTTGATACTATGGTTACCATTGCTGAGAATAATCGATTCTTAGAAGATACAAGATATCTTGCTGTAGAAATGATGAGCGCTTTTGATGATTATGTGATAAAAAGGGTAGGTAAGAAGATCCTAAGAAGGCTGTTTTTTGAGTTGGTTGAGATGATTTCGCGTATTGAGGATGATCCAATGGGTGATGTAGACTATGTGAATGGTTTATGTTTGGGAACTTCGCAAAATTATCTTCTTGGAGTAACTTTTATGTATAGGATTTCAATGGCAACGGGTGATCAAATTCGTATGCCTGTTTTACTCAAGGAATTGCCAACTTATATGGCTGCAGCGGAATGGCAGAAACGATATGCAGCAGTTACAGTCATTGGTGTCATTGCAAACGGATGTGCAAAG GCGATGAGGGATCATCTTTCTGAAGTGATGAATATGGTCTTGAAATCAATGCTAGATTCTTCTCCCCATGTTCGTCTTGCTGCTATTGGAACAATTAAAGCTATGAGTTTAGAACTGTCTCCAGATCTGCTAGATAAACACGGTCACAGGCTTATTGCTTCGCTATATTTGGCGCTTGCAGATGACCACTATCCCGACAGACAG GCTGTTGCTGCTTCGGCAATGAATTACCTTTGTGAGGGTTGCAAGTCATGCATTTTAGAACCTTACTTGGACAAAATTGTGAGCAAATTACTTGCCCTCATCCAG AGCCCAAGTCCTGTGCTGAAAGCTGAGGCCTTAAACACTCTAGCATTTGTTGCAAGATCATCAAAG GATATCTTCACTAAATGCTATGATCTGGTCATCACTTACCTAAAGAAATTCTTAGCTGATGCAATGATTTGGCCATCGGCTGCAAGTAAATCGCTACAAGACAATGCTCTTGAGTGCATTTGGACAGTTGCAATGGCTGTTGGAGAGGATATATTTAAGAAAGATGCTGCAGAG GTCGTGGTCCTTCTCTTGTCTGTGCGATGGTATCTAGCGGAGGATGATCATCGTTTGAAAGTCACGCTTCTACGA GCATGGGCGGAGCTTCTTAGTTGTTTTGGATCTGGTTTTTATCCATATGTGAAAGATCTTATGCCTAATTTGCTCCAGTCTGCTAGACTTGGCTTTAGAGATGAAGAAATCGACGAAATAGTTGATTGGAG TGCCAGAGAACGTGTTGTTCTGACGGAGAAACTTATGGCGTGTAAAGTTTTGTTTCGCTTAACTAGTAAGTTCAAAGAAAAGCTCTTCCCATGGATCGATCAG GTTTCTGACATATTGATACCACTTGTGATATTTCATGATGGTGATATTAGAAATATAGCTGTTTCAG CCATGCCAAAGCTGTTGCTTTCAGCAAAACTTTCTGTTGAGAAGAAAGAAGCAATTTGGAGGTTACCTAATTGTTGTTCAAGCCATTCCCAAGTTGCTGCTTTCAGCCTTACAAATTCCTATCTGAATAAACTGGTGCGCCGAGTTGTACCATCCCTACTAGAAGCTTTGAATAAG GAAACTGACAGTGAAATTTGCGCAAACATATTGAAATCATTAAGCAAATGTATAAAG ATTTCTGGACCATTTCTTAGTGAAAAGAAGATTGAACGTATAGCTAATGCGATAATACAGGTGCAGAAAGCAACATCAACAAAACAGTTTTCGAAAGAGGAAAATGCGACTCAGCTGGAAAAAGAAATCATTAAACAG GTTGTAAACTACTTCAGCACACTGATCAAGATATATAAGAAAAGCTCCTGGACTTTTGTGGACGAACTTTTGGAATGTATAAAAGATATGCTGGTAAGTTCtcttcatcaataa